One stretch of Saccharopolyspora erythraea DNA includes these proteins:
- a CDS encoding amidohydrolase family protein gives MDLSRRALFRRGGQAAAGAGAIWFLDGVGQAPVALAQPGAPGSREVVVTQATNASAAVAPGADSVVVDLLNVLWSIPIGGGAAVRLTDVLQETTEPDFSPDGSRIVFQSYQDGNFHLCLAGRDGKGLTRLTGGQTDQREPRFSPDGTRVAFAAETGGRYGIHVLTLATGEITPWTSGAAQEAQPVWTPDGSAIAFTSSNDDTPQAIDLVDAQGNRRTLVTVSDGDIAGPTFSPDGRLGYVHRTPSGTALVVDGKVVSDEGEDVFPFSARWLSADELVYTADGRIRRRVLGGARSDIPFTAEVSVREVSPPPTRRDFDSTADRAVKGIVGPALSPDGTRVAFQALGDIWVLRDGEEPEAVVSDGGYNTGPAWSPDGRTLVYASDRAGTLNLWLHDLETGQDRRLTDLEGDETGPVFSPDGSTVAFLSGRSVHTVEVASGAVRKVVGPLNAPGRPSFSADGTRVCLAGFVPATARFREGENLVLTVEPATGEMHYTHAVPDRSLSNRIDSGPVYSPDGAGMAFVVGGVLWVSGVDDRGRPAGDARPLGDETAASPSWSGDSRTLLYLSNGKLRRVSVGPRMARPVRTRLTWRPAAPSERRVIRAGALWDGTGPRLRRDVDIVVRGNRIAEVVPSRGALGPDGVDARDLTVMPGMIATHEHMPWENNSIPKLWLAFGVTSVRSPGSGHYLAVEAKEAQASGKRVGPRLFTAGEIIDGSRVYYDSNRPVTTPEELARELERVSELEHDLVKTYVRLPYSLQQAAIEEAHRLGVPVTSHYLFGPVNLGADAVEHHGGTSRYLRRQKETHLGHAYDDVVEPLVRSGMTFTPTLGLSGLGSVSMRPALYHHAGWALDDPRLRTLLPPEMYEQFREEVQEAVADRPEAALAFTTRQVRTVRRILDGGGHVALGTDSPLVPHGVYYHLNAQYLVRDGITTYEALRSATVEGARVLGASEHLGTVEPGKLADLTFVRGDPLADIANAANVRQVMLGGALHTVESLLSNGPAATAPAAAGSSAAPVHTYAAEVPQHLGQQRFWWHREGYVPGRCCC, from the coding sequence GTGGATCTTTCACGGCGAGCTCTGTTCCGCAGGGGCGGCCAGGCCGCGGCGGGCGCGGGTGCGATCTGGTTCCTCGACGGCGTCGGGCAGGCGCCGGTGGCGCTGGCCCAGCCCGGCGCGCCGGGCAGCCGCGAGGTCGTGGTCACGCAGGCGACCAACGCCTCCGCCGCGGTCGCGCCGGGCGCCGACTCGGTGGTCGTCGACCTGCTGAACGTTCTCTGGTCGATCCCCATCGGCGGCGGTGCCGCCGTCCGCCTGACCGACGTGTTGCAGGAGACCACCGAACCCGATTTCTCCCCGGATGGCAGCAGGATCGTCTTCCAGTCCTACCAGGACGGGAACTTCCACCTCTGCCTGGCCGGCCGCGACGGCAAGGGCCTCACCCGGTTGACCGGAGGCCAGACCGACCAGCGCGAGCCGAGGTTCTCGCCGGACGGAACCCGCGTCGCCTTCGCCGCCGAGACGGGCGGCCGCTACGGCATCCACGTGCTCACGCTGGCGACCGGCGAGATCACCCCCTGGACCAGTGGTGCGGCGCAGGAGGCCCAGCCGGTGTGGACCCCGGACGGCTCGGCCATCGCCTTCACGTCGTCGAACGACGACACCCCGCAGGCGATCGACCTCGTCGACGCGCAGGGCAACCGCCGCACCCTCGTCACCGTCTCCGACGGCGACATCGCCGGCCCGACCTTCTCTCCGGACGGCAGGCTCGGCTACGTGCACCGGACCCCGTCCGGCACCGCGCTGGTCGTCGACGGGAAGGTCGTCTCCGACGAGGGCGAGGACGTGTTCCCGTTCTCCGCGAGGTGGTTGTCGGCCGACGAACTCGTCTACACCGCCGACGGCCGCATCCGGCGCCGCGTTCTCGGGGGCGCCCGCAGCGACATCCCGTTCACCGCCGAGGTCTCCGTGCGCGAGGTCTCTCCGCCGCCGACGCGCAGGGACTTCGACTCCACCGCCGACCGCGCGGTCAAGGGCATCGTCGGACCGGCGTTGTCGCCCGACGGAACGCGGGTCGCCTTCCAGGCGCTTGGCGACATCTGGGTGCTGCGCGACGGCGAGGAGCCCGAGGCCGTGGTGTCCGACGGCGGCTACAACACCGGTCCGGCGTGGTCGCCGGACGGCCGGACGCTGGTCTACGCGAGCGACCGGGCGGGCACGCTCAACCTCTGGCTGCACGACCTGGAGACCGGCCAGGACAGGCGGCTCACGGATCTGGAAGGCGACGAGACCGGACCGGTGTTCAGCCCGGACGGGTCCACGGTCGCGTTCCTGTCCGGCCGCTCGGTGCACACCGTGGAGGTCGCAAGCGGTGCGGTTCGCAAGGTCGTCGGCCCGCTGAACGCGCCAGGCAGGCCGAGCTTCTCCGCCGACGGCACCCGCGTGTGCCTGGCCGGGTTCGTGCCGGCCACCGCCCGCTTCCGGGAGGGCGAGAACCTGGTGCTGACCGTCGAGCCGGCCACCGGCGAGATGCACTACACCCATGCCGTGCCGGACCGGTCGCTGTCCAACCGCATCGACTCCGGTCCGGTCTACTCGCCCGATGGCGCCGGCATGGCCTTCGTCGTCGGCGGTGTGCTATGGGTGTCCGGTGTGGACGATCGCGGGCGGCCGGCCGGTGACGCCCGCCCGCTTGGCGACGAAACAGCGGCCTCGCCGAGCTGGAGCGGAGATTCGCGCACCCTGCTCTACCTGTCCAACGGGAAACTGCGGCGGGTGAGCGTCGGTCCGCGGATGGCTCGGCCGGTGCGGACGCGGCTCACCTGGCGACCCGCTGCCCCGTCGGAGCGCAGGGTGATCCGCGCGGGCGCGCTCTGGGACGGGACCGGCCCGCGGCTGCGGCGCGACGTCGACATCGTGGTGCGCGGGAACCGCATCGCCGAGGTGGTGCCGAGCCGTGGCGCACTCGGTCCTGACGGCGTCGACGCCCGCGACCTGACCGTCATGCCGGGGATGATCGCCACGCACGAGCACATGCCGTGGGAGAACAACAGCATCCCCAAGCTGTGGCTCGCCTTCGGCGTGACGTCTGTGCGTTCGCCCGGTTCCGGTCATTACCTCGCGGTGGAGGCCAAGGAGGCGCAGGCGTCGGGCAAGCGGGTCGGGCCGAGGTTGTTCACCGCGGGGGAGATCATCGACGGCTCGCGCGTCTACTACGACAGCAACCGTCCGGTCACCACGCCCGAGGAACTGGCCAGGGAGCTGGAGCGGGTCAGCGAGCTGGAGCACGACCTGGTCAAGACCTACGTCCGGCTGCCGTACTCGTTGCAGCAGGCCGCGATCGAGGAAGCCCACCGGCTCGGCGTACCGGTCACCTCGCACTACCTGTTCGGACCGGTGAACCTGGGCGCCGACGCCGTGGAGCACCACGGCGGCACCAGCCGCTACCTGCGCCGCCAGAAGGAGACCCACCTCGGTCACGCCTACGACGACGTGGTGGAGCCGCTGGTGCGCTCGGGCATGACCTTCACCCCGACGCTCGGGCTCTCCGGCCTCGGCTCGGTGAGCATGCGCCCCGCGCTGTACCACCACGCGGGCTGGGCTCTGGACGACCCGCGCCTGCGCACCCTGCTGCCACCGGAGATGTACGAGCAGTTCCGCGAGGAGGTGCAGGAGGCGGTGGCCGACCGGCCGGAGGCGGCGCTGGCCTTCACGACCCGGCAGGTGCGGACGGTACGCCGGATCCTCGACGGCGGTGGGCACGTCGCGCTGGGCACCGACAGCCCGCTGGTGCCGCACGGCGTGTACTACCACCTCAACGCCCAGTACCTGGTGCGTGACGGGATCACCACATATGAGGCGTTGCGCAGCGCGACGGTGGAGGGTGCGCGGGTGCTTGGCGCGAGCGAGCACCTGGGCACGGTCGAGCCTGGCAAGCTGGCGGACCTGACCTTCGTGCGAGGCGATCCGCTCGCCGACATCGCCAACGCCGCGAACGTCCGCCAGGTCATGCTCGGGGGTGCGCTGCACACCGTCGAGAGCCTGCTGTCGAACGGGCCAGCGGCGACCGCGCCCGCCGCCGCGGGTTCTTCGGCGGCCCCGGTGCACACCTACGCCGCCGAGGTTCCGCAGCACCTCGGGCAGCAGCGGTTCTGGTGGCACCGCGAGGGATACGTCCCCGGGCGGTGCTGCTGCTGA
- a CDS encoding sporulation protein: MVFKKLLGALGIGGPSVDTVLHHPSTRPGEVLAGEVRITGGSQAVTIEHVALGLVTRIETEHGGHDGDAVVEFHRVVVAGRFELAEGEDRVIPFEFPVPLEAPVTEFYGRHLHGMTLGVRTELSVAKAVDKGDLDPVSVHPLPAQERVLEAFSRLGFHFKHADLEHGRLHGVHQELPFYQEIEFYPPGQYAGRVNEVELTFVAGPHGLDVVLEADKRGGFFTPSHDAFGRFHAGYEEAEHIDWAARIDEWLTQVAERRHAMPHGHHEHHPHGHHGHHGEHHGPGMGGMIAGAAAGAAAGIVGGMVLGEVVDEVGDFFEGEEG; this comes from the coding sequence ATGGTCTTCAAGAAGTTGCTCGGGGCGCTCGGCATCGGAGGCCCCTCGGTGGACACGGTGCTCCACCACCCCAGCACCCGCCCTGGTGAGGTCCTCGCCGGCGAGGTGCGCATCACCGGCGGTTCCCAGGCGGTCACCATCGAGCACGTCGCGCTCGGCCTGGTCACCCGGATCGAGACCGAACACGGCGGCCACGACGGCGACGCGGTCGTCGAGTTCCACCGCGTCGTGGTGGCGGGCCGCTTCGAGCTGGCCGAGGGCGAGGACCGGGTGATCCCGTTCGAGTTCCCGGTGCCGCTGGAGGCGCCGGTGACCGAGTTCTACGGCCGGCACCTGCACGGCATGACCCTCGGCGTGCGCACCGAGCTGTCGGTGGCCAAGGCGGTCGACAAGGGCGACCTCGACCCGGTCTCGGTGCACCCGCTGCCCGCGCAGGAGCGCGTGCTGGAGGCGTTCTCGCGGCTGGGCTTCCACTTCAAGCACGCCGACCTCGAGCACGGCCGCCTGCACGGCGTGCACCAGGAACTGCCGTTCTACCAGGAGATCGAGTTCTACCCGCCCGGACAGTACGCGGGCCGTGTCAACGAGGTCGAGCTGACCTTCGTCGCCGGACCGCACGGGCTGGACGTGGTGCTGGAGGCCGACAAGCGCGGCGGATTCTTCACACCCTCGCACGACGCGTTCGGGCGCTTCCACGCCGGCTACGAGGAAGCCGAGCACATCGACTGGGCCGCCCGCATCGACGAGTGGCTCACGCAGGTCGCCGAGCGCAGGCACGCCATGCCGCACGGTCACCACGAGCATCACCCCCACGGCCACCACGGTCACCACGGCGAGCACCACGGCCCGGGCATGGGCGGCATGATCGCCGGAGCGGCGGCCGGTGCCGCCGCGGGCATCGTCGGCGGCATGGTGCTCGGCGAGGTCGTCGACGAGGTCGGCGACTTCTTCGAGGGTGAGGAAGGCTAG
- a CDS encoding glutamate synthase subunit beta — protein sequence MADPKGFLTTQRETPQRRPVDLRLLDWREVYQDFESGKVRKQAGRCMDCGIPFCHQGCPLGNLIPEWNDLVWRDDWRDAAERLHATNNFPEFTGTLCPAPCEAACVVGINSDPVTIKQVEIEIVDRAWDEGWVQPQPPSARTGKKVAVVGSGPAGLAAAQQLTRVGHDVVVFERADRIGGLLRYGIPEFKMEKHRLDRRLGQMRAEGTEFRAGVDVGVDVTVEQLRAEFDAVVLAGGSTQARDLPITGRELDGVHQAMEFLPLANKVQEGDLGSSPINAEGKHVVVIGGGDTGADCVGTAHRQGAASVTQLEIMPTPPSTRPEHQPWPTYPMVYRVSSAHEEGGERLFSVNTQEFLGDDQGRVRALRLVEVRREEGRFVPVEGTEQEVPCDLALLAMGFVGPERAGLLEELGVELDERGNVARDDSFMTTVDGVFTAGDMGRGQSLIVWAISEGRSAAAGVDRYLTEREVLPAPIAPTDRPLV from the coding sequence ATGGCTGACCCGAAGGGATTTCTGACGACCCAGCGGGAGACGCCGCAGCGCCGTCCGGTGGACCTGCGCCTGCTCGACTGGCGCGAGGTCTACCAGGACTTCGAGTCCGGCAAGGTCCGCAAGCAGGCCGGCCGGTGCATGGACTGCGGCATCCCGTTCTGCCACCAGGGCTGTCCGCTGGGCAACCTGATCCCGGAGTGGAACGACCTGGTGTGGCGCGACGACTGGCGCGACGCCGCGGAGCGCCTGCACGCCACCAACAACTTCCCGGAGTTCACCGGGACGTTGTGCCCCGCCCCGTGCGAGGCGGCGTGCGTGGTCGGCATCAACTCCGACCCGGTGACCATCAAGCAGGTCGAGATCGAGATCGTCGACCGGGCGTGGGACGAGGGCTGGGTCCAGCCTCAGCCCCCGTCGGCGCGAACCGGCAAGAAGGTCGCCGTGGTCGGCTCCGGCCCGGCCGGCCTGGCCGCCGCGCAGCAGCTCACGCGGGTGGGTCACGACGTGGTGGTCTTCGAGCGGGCCGACCGCATCGGGGGCCTGCTGCGCTACGGGATTCCCGAGTTCAAGATGGAGAAGCACCGGCTGGACCGCAGGCTCGGCCAGATGCGCGCGGAGGGCACCGAGTTCCGCGCCGGCGTCGACGTCGGCGTGGACGTCACCGTCGAGCAGCTGCGCGCGGAGTTCGACGCGGTGGTGCTCGCCGGCGGCTCCACGCAGGCCAGGGACCTGCCCATCACCGGCCGGGAGCTCGACGGCGTGCACCAGGCGATGGAGTTCCTGCCGCTGGCCAACAAGGTGCAGGAGGGCGACCTCGGGAGCTCGCCCATCAACGCCGAGGGCAAGCACGTGGTGGTCATCGGCGGCGGTGACACCGGTGCCGACTGCGTGGGCACTGCGCACCGGCAGGGCGCGGCGTCGGTGACGCAGCTGGAGATCATGCCCACCCCGCCCTCGACCCGGCCGGAGCACCAGCCGTGGCCGACCTACCCGATGGTCTACCGGGTGTCCTCGGCGCACGAGGAGGGCGGCGAGCGGCTGTTCTCGGTCAACACCCAGGAGTTCCTGGGTGACGATCAGGGCCGCGTCCGGGCGCTGCGGCTGGTGGAGGTCCGCCGCGAGGAAGGCAGGTTCGTCCCCGTGGAGGGCACCGAGCAGGAGGTGCCGTGCGACCTGGCGCTGCTGGCGATGGGCTTCGTCGGCCCGGAGCGGGCCGGTCTGCTCGAAGAGCTCGGCGTGGAGCTTGACGAGCGCGGCAACGTCGCGCGCGACGACTCGTTCATGACCACTGTGGACGGTGTGTTCACCGCGGGTGACATGGGCCGGGGCCAGTCGCTGATCGTGTGGGCCATCTCGGAGGGCCGCTCGGCGGCGGCCGGGGTGGACCGCTACCTGACCGAGCGCGAGGTGCTGCCCGCGCCGATCGCGCCGACGGACCGGCCGCTGGTCTGA
- the gltB gene encoding glutamate synthase large subunit — MPNSHHVRAAQRSAEARGLYDPANDRDACGVAFVADLRGRRSHDLVGKALTALRNLEHRGAKGADPDTGDGVGLLTQIPDAFFRSAVPFELPDEGAYAVGTAFLPADEEAAAEAVALIERIVSEEGLRVLGWREVPTDASCAGWAAREVMPSFRQLFLGHGEASGPDAGETALQFERRAFCVRKRAEHEADVYFPSLSARTIVYKGMLTEAQLPAFYPDLGDERFASAIGLVHSRFSTNTFPSWPLAHPYRFIAHNGEINTMRGNRNWMRTRESMLATDLIPGDLQRLYPIATPDASDSATFDEVLELLHLGGRSLPHAVLMMIPEAWENHAEMDPARRAFYEFHNYLMEPWDGPALVAFTDGTQIGAVLDRNGLRPGRYWVTEDGLVVLASEVGVLDVEPERVVRKGRLQPGRMFLVDTDAGRIIDDEEIKGGLAAEHPYQQWLDEGVVHLEDLPDRERELPSHDSLVHRQQVFGYTQEELGVLLGPMATSGAEPIGSMGNDVPFAAFSKRPRQLFDYFTQLFAQVTNPPLDAIREELVTSLSTHVGPEHNLLDHDPDACRQLVLPFPVLDNDQLAKIVHIDDDGDRPGLRPATIRMTYDVAGGGQALRERLDEICEEVSEAVDAGAHVLVLSDRAADAEHAPIPSLLATGAVHHHLVREKKRTQVGLVVEAGDVREVHHVALLIGYGAAAVNPYVAMASVEDLVRGGVIKEADARQATANLIKALGKGVRKTMSKMGVSTVASYTGAQIFEAIGLGEEVVDKCFTGTTSRLGGVGFDVLAGEVAERHRRAYPSDGVQAPHRTLHVGGEYQWRREGDPHLFNPKTVFKLQHSTRSGRYEIFKEYTKAVDDQSKDLMTLRGLFKFREGARKPVPIEEVEPVSEIVKRFATGAISYGSISQEMHEVLAIAMNRLGGKSNTGEGGEDADRFTPDANGDSRRSAIKQVASGRFGVTSEYLVNADDIQIKMAQGAKPGEGGQLPGHKVYPWVAKTRHSTPGVGLISPPPHHDIYSIEDLAQLIHDLKNANPKARIHVKLVSEVGVGTVAAGVSKAHADVVLISGHDGGTGASPLSSIKHAGGPWELGLAETQQTLLANKLRDRIVVQTDGQLKTGRDVVVAALLGAEEFGFATAPLVVSGCIMMRVCHLDTCPVGVATQNPQLRAKFDGKAEYVVNFFEFVAQEVREYLAQLGFRSVAEAVGHAELIDTEAAVRHWKAEGLDLAPITHVPELEPGAARHQVVEQDHGLEKALDNTLIQLCEGALKEGTPVRLDIPVRNVNRTVGTMLGSELTRRWGGEGLPDDTIDVTFTGSAGQSFGAFLPSGVTLRLLGDANDYVGKGLSGGRIVVRPDASASFAAEHNVIAGNVLLYGATSGELFVRGVVGERFCVRNSGATAVVEGVGDHGCEYMTGGRVVILGGTGRNFAAGMSGGIAYVLDLDPQRVNHEMVDVDPLDEADREFLTDRLRRHFEQTESQVARELLADWDSAVERFGKVMPKDFKRVLAARSAAERDGRDVNEAIMEAAHG; from the coding sequence ATGCCTAATTCCCACCATGTGAGAGCGGCGCAGCGTAGCGCCGAAGCGCGGGGGCTCTACGACCCCGCCAACGACCGCGACGCCTGCGGTGTCGCGTTCGTGGCCGACCTGCGCGGACGACGCAGTCACGACCTGGTCGGCAAAGCACTGACGGCGCTGCGGAACCTGGAGCACCGGGGCGCCAAGGGCGCCGACCCCGACACCGGCGACGGTGTCGGGCTGCTGACCCAGATCCCGGACGCCTTCTTCCGCTCAGCGGTGCCCTTCGAGCTGCCGGACGAGGGCGCGTACGCGGTGGGTACCGCGTTCCTGCCCGCCGACGAGGAGGCCGCGGCCGAGGCCGTGGCACTGATCGAGCGGATCGTGTCCGAAGAAGGACTGCGGGTCCTCGGCTGGCGCGAGGTGCCCACCGACGCGTCGTGCGCGGGATGGGCGGCGCGCGAGGTCATGCCCTCGTTCCGGCAGCTCTTCCTCGGACACGGCGAGGCGAGCGGGCCGGATGCGGGCGAGACGGCCTTGCAGTTCGAGCGCCGGGCCTTCTGCGTGCGCAAGCGCGCCGAGCACGAGGCCGACGTGTACTTCCCGAGCCTGTCGGCGCGCACCATCGTCTACAAGGGGATGCTCACCGAGGCGCAGCTCCCGGCGTTCTACCCCGACCTGGGCGACGAGCGCTTCGCCAGCGCCATCGGACTGGTGCACAGCCGGTTCTCGACCAACACGTTCCCGTCGTGGCCGCTGGCGCACCCGTACCGGTTCATCGCGCACAACGGTGAGATCAACACCATGCGCGGCAACCGGAACTGGATGCGCACCAGGGAGAGCATGCTCGCCACCGACCTGATCCCCGGTGACCTGCAGCGGCTCTACCCGATCGCGACGCCGGACGCCAGCGACTCGGCGACCTTCGACGAGGTGCTTGAGCTGCTGCACCTGGGCGGGCGCAGCCTGCCGCACGCGGTGCTGATGATGATCCCGGAGGCGTGGGAGAACCACGCCGAGATGGACCCGGCGCGCCGCGCCTTCTACGAGTTCCACAACTACCTGATGGAGCCGTGGGACGGCCCCGCCCTGGTCGCCTTCACCGACGGCACCCAGATCGGGGCGGTGCTGGACCGCAACGGTCTGCGTCCGGGCCGTTACTGGGTGACCGAGGACGGCCTGGTCGTGCTGGCCAGCGAGGTCGGCGTGCTCGACGTCGAGCCCGAGCGCGTGGTGCGCAAGGGCAGGCTCCAGCCGGGCCGGATGTTCCTGGTCGACACCGATGCCGGGCGCATCATCGACGACGAGGAGATCAAGGGCGGGCTGGCGGCCGAGCACCCCTACCAGCAGTGGCTCGACGAGGGCGTCGTGCACCTGGAGGACCTGCCCGACCGCGAGCGCGAGCTGCCCTCGCACGACTCGCTGGTGCACCGCCAGCAGGTCTTCGGCTACACCCAGGAGGAACTGGGTGTGCTGCTCGGGCCGATGGCCACCAGCGGTGCCGAGCCGATCGGCTCGATGGGCAACGACGTGCCGTTCGCGGCGTTCTCCAAGCGCCCGCGGCAGTTGTTCGACTACTTCACGCAGTTGTTCGCCCAGGTCACCAACCCGCCGCTGGACGCGATCCGGGAGGAACTGGTCACCTCGCTGAGCACCCACGTCGGGCCCGAGCACAACCTGCTCGACCACGACCCCGACGCATGCCGCCAGCTGGTGCTGCCGTTCCCGGTGCTGGACAACGACCAGCTCGCCAAGATCGTGCACATCGACGACGACGGCGACCGCCCCGGGCTCCGCCCCGCGACGATCCGGATGACCTACGACGTCGCGGGCGGCGGTCAGGCGCTGCGTGAGCGGCTGGACGAGATCTGCGAGGAGGTCTCGGAAGCGGTCGACGCCGGTGCGCACGTACTGGTGCTCTCGGACCGCGCGGCCGACGCCGAGCACGCGCCGATCCCGTCGCTGCTGGCCACGGGTGCGGTGCACCACCACCTGGTGCGCGAGAAGAAGCGCACCCAGGTCGGGCTGGTCGTCGAGGCCGGCGACGTCCGCGAGGTCCACCATGTCGCTCTGCTCATCGGTTACGGGGCCGCCGCCGTTAACCCGTACGTCGCGATGGCCAGTGTCGAGGACCTGGTCCGCGGTGGCGTGATCAAGGAGGCCGACGCCAGGCAGGCGACGGCGAACCTGATCAAGGCGCTGGGCAAGGGCGTGCGCAAGACCATGTCCAAGATGGGCGTGTCCACTGTGGCCTCCTACACCGGTGCCCAGATCTTCGAGGCGATCGGGCTCGGCGAGGAGGTCGTGGACAAGTGCTTCACCGGCACCACCTCCCGCCTCGGCGGCGTCGGCTTCGACGTGCTGGCCGGGGAGGTCGCCGAGCGGCACCGCAGGGCCTACCCGTCCGACGGCGTGCAGGCGCCGCACCGCACGCTGCACGTCGGCGGTGAGTACCAGTGGCGACGCGAGGGCGACCCGCACCTGTTCAACCCGAAGACGGTGTTCAAGCTCCAGCACTCCACGCGCAGCGGGCGCTACGAGATCTTCAAGGAGTACACCAAGGCCGTCGACGACCAGTCGAAGGACCTGATGACCCTGCGCGGGCTGTTCAAGTTCCGCGAGGGCGCGCGCAAGCCGGTGCCGATCGAGGAGGTCGAGCCGGTCTCGGAGATCGTCAAGCGGTTCGCCACGGGTGCCATCTCCTACGGCTCCATCTCCCAGGAGATGCACGAGGTCCTGGCCATCGCCATGAACCGGCTGGGCGGCAAGTCCAACACCGGTGAGGGCGGTGAGGACGCCGACCGGTTCACCCCGGACGCCAACGGCGACTCGCGGCGCTCGGCGATCAAGCAGGTCGCCTCCGGCCGCTTCGGCGTCACCAGCGAGTACCTGGTCAACGCCGACGACATCCAGATCAAGATGGCCCAGGGCGCCAAGCCCGGCGAGGGCGGCCAGCTCCCGGGCCACAAGGTGTACCCGTGGGTGGCCAAGACGAGGCACTCGACGCCGGGCGTCGGGCTGATCTCGCCGCCGCCGCACCACGACATCTACTCGATCGAGGACCTCGCGCAGCTCATCCACGACCTGAAGAACGCCAACCCGAAGGCCCGCATCCACGTGAAGCTGGTCTCCGAGGTCGGTGTCGGCACGGTCGCGGCGGGTGTGAGCAAGGCCCACGCCGACGTCGTGCTCATCTCCGGCCACGACGGCGGCACGGGTGCCTCGCCGCTGTCGTCGATCAAGCACGCCGGTGGCCCGTGGGAGCTCGGCCTGGCCGAGACGCAGCAGACGCTGCTGGCCAACAAGCTGCGCGACCGGATCGTGGTGCAGACCGACGGGCAGCTCAAGACCGGTCGCGACGTGGTGGTCGCGGCGCTGCTGGGTGCCGAGGAGTTCGGTTTCGCCACCGCGCCGCTGGTGGTCTCGGGCTGCATCATGATGCGGGTCTGCCACCTCGACACCTGCCCGGTCGGCGTGGCCACCCAGAACCCGCAGCTGCGGGCGAAGTTCGACGGCAAGGCCGAGTACGTCGTCAACTTCTTCGAGTTCGTCGCCCAGGAGGTCCGGGAGTACCTGGCCCAGCTCGGTTTCCGCTCGGTGGCCGAGGCCGTCGGGCACGCCGAGCTGATCGACACCGAGGCCGCGGTGCGGCACTGGAAGGCCGAGGGCCTGGACCTCGCGCCGATCACCCACGTGCCCGAGCTGGAGCCCGGCGCCGCCCGGCACCAGGTCGTCGAGCAGGACCACGGTCTGGAGAAGGCGCTGGACAACACCCTGATCCAGCTCTGCGAAGGCGCGCTGAAGGAAGGCACGCCGGTGCGGCTGGACATTCCGGTGCGAAACGTCAACCGCACCGTCGGCACCATGCTCGGTTCCGAGCTGACCCGGCGGTGGGGCGGCGAGGGCCTGCCCGACGACACCATCGACGTCACCTTCACCGGTTCGGCGGGCCAGTCCTTCGGTGCCTTCCTGCCGAGCGGCGTCACGCTGCGGCTGCTCGGCGACGCCAACGACTACGTCGGCAAGGGCCTCTCCGGCGGCCGGATCGTGGTGCGTCCGGACGCTTCGGCGTCCTTCGCCGCCGAGCACAACGTCATCGCGGGCAACGTGCTGCTCTACGGCGCGACCAGCGGTGAGCTGTTCGTACGCGGTGTTGTGGGCGAGCGCTTCTGCGTCCGCAACTCCGGTGCCACGGCCGTCGTCGAGGGCGTCGGCGACCACGGCTGCGAGTACATGACCGGCGGCCGCGTGGTGATCCTCGGCGGCACGGGGCGCAACTTCGCCGCGGGCATGTCCGGCGGCATCGCCTACGTGCTCGACCTCGACCCGCAGCGGGTCAACCACGAGATGGTCGACGTCGACCCGCTCGACGAGGCCGACCGCGAGTTCCTCACCGACCGGCTGCGCAGGCACTTCGAGCAGACCGAGTCGCAGGTCGCCAGGGAGCTGCTGGCGGACTGGGACAGCGCCGTCGAGCGCTTCGGCAAGGTCATGCCGAAGGACTTCAAGAGGGTGCTCGCGGCGCGGTCGGCCGCCGAGCGGGACGGCCGCGACGTGAACGAGGCGATCATGGAGGCCGCTCATGGCTGA